A genomic stretch from Seriola aureovittata isolate HTS-2021-v1 ecotype China chromosome 13, ASM2101889v1, whole genome shotgun sequence includes:
- the exd1 gene encoding piRNA biogenesis protein EXD1: MVVHDIQFMNVLKGKRVKLTLKTSSYLGVVQRINPNKTLILSDVVSGSNGCKFPGSKMFFGHEILNVEFTNEVNSDNGTINDHRLEDHLTVEKFQPYRKTITMDEDEDDEEYINFVVIDEFHEKFGPAVMHIKKQSVISVGADGVEIYQHGRLCWLQIATKNKVYLFDILLLGARAFKNGLSMILENKHILKVIHDCRAISGCLIAQFGVKLTNVFDIQVADVMCFYSETGGFLPDRVSTLQEVVSHHLKVPSSQLLSLQMKSQLTKEEKEMWYKRPCPVTLLKVMALSVIHLQPLRLVLLDALMTDYMALVDSYLNSSHYEPDELEHVSMESVLELPRELRQLQQMHHERQEWAANHYPVTQHGLLARFNPRAKSPSQTSLTAEEDSQKQTDSFGPVNVKSPSSAQLEPLLAAEVTRVSSVDVHASPVPPAQAPVTASMSDFGKQMPPVNPLSVGVGRGCTELLIDTLGRGRSLGKDQSSLHSLPAIGRGFFLQVPPAHNPRESTGVKKSPGRAEMTPSSPSFTPSQNVNPLPGTSATDLPNVTSGLRGDLSSPTPQSLTSSLRQSFRSFRY, encoded by the exons atggTTGTTCACGACATCCAGTTCATGAATGTCCTCAAGGGAAAACGCGTCAAACTGACTCTCAAGACTTCGTCCTACCTTGGCGTCGTCCAGCGTATAAATCCCAACAAAACGCTGATTTTGTCAGACG TTGTTAGTGGCAGTAATGGCTGTAAATTTCCTGGCTCAAAAATGTTCTTTGGACATGAGATTCTCAACG TGGAATTTACCAATGAAGTGAACAGTGACAATGG AACTATCAATGACCACAGACTTGAGGACCACTTGACTGTGGAAAAATTTCAGCCATACAGGAAGACAATCACAATGG atgaagatgaagatgatgaggagtATATCAACTTTGTAGTCATTGATGAGTTTCATGAGAAGTTTGGACCTGCT GTGATGCACATCAAGAAGCAGTCTGTGATCAGTGTGGGAGCTGATGGAGTTGAGATATATCAGCATGGGAGACTGTGTTGGCTGCAG ATTGCCACTAAAAACAAGGTATACCTGTTTGATATTCTGTTACTCGGAGCTCGGGCCTTTAAGAATGGTCTTTCCATGATCCTGGAAAATAAGCACATATTAAAG GTGATTCATGACTGCCGAGCCATCTCTGGATGtctgattgctcagtttggagTAAAATTAACCAATGTCTTTGACATACAG GTGGCAGATGTCATGTGCTTCTACTCAGAGACAGGTGGGTTTCTGCCTGACAGAGTCAGTACTCTGCAGGAAGTGGTGAGTCACCATCTGAAGGTGCCTTCCTCCCAGCTCTTATCCCTTCAGATGAAGTCACAGCTCACCAAG gaggaaaaggagatGTGGTACAAGCGTCCATGTCCTGTAACCCTGCTGAAGGTCATGGCTCTGTCAGTGATCCACCTGCAGCCTCTCAGACTAGTGCTGCTGGATGCTCTCATGACAGACTATATGGCCCTGGTGGATTCATACCTCAACAGCAGCCACTATGAACCTGATGAACTGGAGCATGTCAGCATG GAGAGTGTGTTGGAGTTGCCCAGAGAGCTcaggcagctgcagcaaatgCACCATGAGCGTCAGGAGTGGGCCGCTAACCACTACCCTGTCACACAGCACGGTCTGCTTGCTCGCTTCAACCCCCGAGCCAAGTCTCCATCCCAGACTTCACTTACAGCAGAGGAGGATAGCCAGAAACAGACAGACTCCTTTGGACCTGTAAATGTGAAGTCACCTTCATCAGCACAACTGGAACCTCTCCTCGCTGCAGAGGTCACTAGAGTTTCTTCGGTGGATGTTCATGCCTCTCCTGTCCCGCCAGCTCAGGCTCCAGTCACAGCCTCGATGTCAGACTTTGGGAAACAAATGCCCCCTGTCAATCCCTTGTCTGTAGGTGTAGGCAGAGGATGCACAGAGTTGCTGATTGACACACTAGGTAGAGGAAGATCCCTTGGGAAAGACCAGTCAAGCCTACATTCCTTACCTGCGATAGGAAGAGGCTTTTTTCTCCAGGTGCCCCCAGCCCATAACCCCAGAGAGAGCACTGGGGTCAAGAAAAGTCCAGGCAGGGCAGAGATGACTCCCTCTAGCCCCAGCTTCACACCATCCCAAAACGTGAACCCCCTGCCTGGCACCAGTGCTACTGACCTGCCCAACGTCACTTCTGGCTTGAGAGGAGACCTTTCTTCACCAACTCCCCAGTCCCTCACATCTTCACTGAGGCAGTCATTCAGGTCTTTCAGATATTAA